A window from Thermoanaerobaculia bacterium encodes these proteins:
- a CDS encoding zf-HC2 domain-containing protein, which produces MDCARTRFFLNAYLDGELSECDRFEVAGHLARCERCALRLESFRRIRSLLKDRSPRDCAPVELRKRIAQRRGPARAWRRVWRPVVGATALCLLVIPVVADSLTKPAPGAPVLAEQPVERVVRGKIFCLRCALQPKLAIPETKGSPHLAAFRAEDGQVWILLNREACPDSFPEGDVAMTGEFFPASHLVAAESIR; this is translated from the coding sequence ATGGACTGCGCGAGAACCCGATTTTTCCTGAATGCCTACCTGGACGGCGAGCTCTCGGAGTGTGACCGCTTCGAGGTCGCCGGGCATCTCGCGCGCTGCGAGCGCTGCGCGCTCCGCCTGGAGAGCTTCCGGCGGATCCGGTCGCTCCTCAAGGATCGCAGTCCCCGCGACTGCGCCCCCGTCGAGCTTCGGAAGAGGATCGCCCAGCGCAGGGGACCGGCGCGGGCATGGCGGCGTGTCTGGCGTCCGGTCGTCGGCGCGACCGCCCTTTGTCTCCTGGTCATTCCCGTCGTCGCCGATTCGCTGACGAAGCCCGCTCCGGGAGCGCCGGTGCTCGCCGAGCAGCCGGTGGAACGGGTCGTCCGGGGCAAAATTTTCTGCCTTCGCTGCGCGCTCCAGCCGAAGCTCGCGATTCCCGAGACGAAGGGTTCACCGCACCTCGCGGCGTTCCGCGCCGAGGACGGCCAGGTCTGGATCCTCCTCAATCGCGAAGCGTGCCCCGATTCTTTCCCGGAGGGGGACGTCGCGATGACCGGCGAGTTCTTCCCCGCGAGCCACCTCGTCGCCGCCGAGAGCATCCGCTGA
- a CDS encoding sigma-70 family RNA polymerase sigma factor, whose protein sequence is MKTSDSPRGDVPKLETTAWDFDSQTMPYVDSLYNTAYRMTGNSQDAEDLVQETFFKAYKYYDKFEEGTNLKAWLFKILKNTFINNYRKKKLEPRSVEFSDIEDSFEKIVRHDPDEQPRDPESRYLASVMDEGVKKALEGLPADYRMVVILADLEDFSYKEIAEILECPVGTVMSRLYRGRKLLEKALLRFARTHGYMRGATPARTRLKSRK, encoded by the coding sequence GTGAAAACTTCTGACTCGCCAAGAGGGGACGTTCCGAAGCTCGAGACGACCGCCTGGGATTTCGATTCCCAGACGATGCCCTATGTCGATTCGCTCTACAACACGGCGTACCGGATGACCGGCAACTCCCAGGATGCCGAAGATCTCGTCCAGGAGACGTTCTTCAAGGCGTACAAGTACTACGACAAGTTCGAGGAAGGCACGAACCTCAAGGCTTGGCTTTTCAAGATCTTGAAGAACACTTTCATCAATAATTACCGGAAGAAGAAGCTGGAGCCGAGAAGCGTCGAGTTCTCCGACATCGAGGACTCGTTCGAGAAGATCGTTCGCCACGATCCCGACGAACAGCCGCGGGACCCGGAGTCCCGGTACCTGGCGAGCGTCATGGACGAGGGCGTCAAAAAGGCGCTCGAGGGGCTGCCCGCCGACTACCGGATGGTGGTGATCCTCGCGGACCTCGAGGACTTCTCGTACAAGGAGATCGCCGAGATCCTGGAATGCCCCGTCGGAACCGTCATGTCGCGGCTCTACCGGGGACGGAAGCTCCTGGAAAAAGCTCTATTGCGGTTCGCCCGGACGCACGGTTACATGCGCGGCGCCACCCCTGCCCGGACGAGGCTCAAAAGCCGGAAGTAG
- a CDS encoding ATP synthase F0 subunit C, producing MSKKAFYGILTTMALTAAPAFAQGTAPETGGVKWGVVGAAFAIAVAAAAGAFAQGKATAAACEGMARNPGAAGAIRTMAILGLALIESLVIYALVIAFTIQGR from the coding sequence ATGTCGAAAAAGGCTTTCTACGGAATCCTGACGACGATGGCGCTCACCGCGGCGCCCGCGTTCGCGCAGGGGACCGCGCCGGAGACCGGTGGAGTCAAGTGGGGTGTCGTCGGTGCCGCGTTCGCCATCGCCGTCGCGGCGGCGGCCGGCGCGTTCGCCCAGGGCAAGGCCACGGCGGCCGCGTGCGAGGGCATGGCTCGAAATCCGGGCGCCGCGGGTGCGATCCGGACGATGGCGATCCTCGGCCTGGCGCTCATCGAGTCGCTCGTCATCTACGCGCTCGTGATCGCTTTCACCATCCAGGGCCGGTAG
- the atpB gene encoding F0F1 ATP synthase subunit A — MEHSFLYGPVNRLLVSLLGAPPVDRLSPGWRTFLFPDGGRIWLQDNVIMAFLLFAALALVLPLASRRFRKKSPGWFQNLNEMIILALRDLIDDIVGHGAAKRYLPLLGAFTYFILISNLMGFFFFLTPPTGSFQTTLALAITSFVYFNTQGIREHGLGGYLRHFMGPILALGPVLFIIEMVSVFVRIGSLSLRLVGNIGGEHLATGIFFGMVPIIVPWPMMLLGLIGALLQTFIFVILSTIYIAGAVAHEEH, encoded by the coding sequence ATGGAGCACTCGTTTCTGTACGGGCCGGTGAACCGGCTCCTCGTTTCCCTGCTCGGCGCGCCGCCGGTCGACCGGCTTTCGCCGGGCTGGCGCACTTTCCTCTTTCCGGACGGCGGCAGGATCTGGCTCCAGGACAACGTGATCATGGCGTTCCTCCTCTTCGCCGCGCTCGCGCTGGTCCTGCCGCTGGCCAGCCGCAGGTTTCGCAAGAAGAGTCCGGGATGGTTCCAGAATCTGAACGAGATGATCATCCTCGCGCTCCGCGACCTCATCGACGACATCGTGGGGCACGGAGCGGCGAAGAGGTATCTGCCCCTTCTCGGAGCGTTCACCTATTTCATCCTGATCTCGAACCTGATGGGGTTCTTTTTCTTCCTCACGCCTCCCACCGGCTCCTTCCAGACGACGCTCGCGCTCGCGATCACGTCGTTCGTCTATTTCAACACGCAGGGCATCCGCGAGCACGGCCTGGGCGGGTATCTCCGGCACTTCATGGGGCCGATTCTCGCCCTCGGTCCCGTGCTGTTCATCATCGAAATGGTCAGCGTGTTCGTCCGGATCGGTTCGCTCTCGCTGCGTCTGGTCGGCAACATCGGCGGCGAGCACCTCGCGACGGGAATCTTCTTCGGGATGGTTCCGATCATCGTTCCCTGGCCCATGATGCTGCTCGGGCTGATCGGCGCGCTCCTCCAGACCTTCATCTTCGTGATCCTCTCGACGATCTACATCGCGGGCGCGGTCGCCCACGAGGAACATTGA
- a CDS encoding AtpZ/AtpI family protein: MSPTPRFRAAADAITLGIAFPACIVAGYFLGKGADRLFGWAPWGSYAGGALGIAAGFWNLFKISREADEEDRRGPS; encoded by the coding sequence ATGAGCCCGACGCCCCGTTTCCGCGCCGCCGCCGACGCGATCACGCTCGGGATCGCTTTCCCCGCGTGCATCGTCGCCGGATACTTTCTCGGAAAGGGCGCGGACCGTCTGTTCGGATGGGCTCCCTGGGGCTCGTATGCGGGCGGTGCCCTCGGGATCGCGGCCGGATTCTGGAACCTGTTCAAGATCTCGCGCGAGGCCGACGAGGAAGACCGCCGGGGGCCTTCGTGA
- a CDS encoding NADH-quinone oxidoreductase subunit N, with product MTIRPHDWLLLSPELLLSAVASLILCLAVFTSKAREKMLAAVALAGVVGTAGLLAVLWKDPSRSAPILGGMFVADNFSIFFKLLVLLSAALTILSSVRFVGEATYPAGEYYGLVLFATVGTMFMASGDSLASIYVSLELMALSSYVLAGYFKDQVKSTEAATKYFILGAFSSGVLLYGISLLYGFSGKMGLLDLATAFSAAPANRILTIGVLLLLFGILFKIAAVPFHVWAPDVYEGAPTPITAFLSVGPKAGAYAILARIFYVALPHFATDWKLVVAISAAATLVVGNVAALLQTNVKRLLAYSSIANAGYALLGVLGFEHGGVAAIQIYLLVYTFMNFGAFALVIFLESRGYAGESIDDWKGLARRNPLLAGVMLIFLLSLAGIPTTGGFIGKYYLFAVAVNAGYPGLAVLAVLASAVSLFYYFRIVMAMYLAEGEPAPLRSSPGVTLSAGVCAVMTMVIGLAPQPFIAIIQRCGL from the coding sequence ATGACGATCCGTCCCCACGACTGGCTGCTGCTGTCGCCGGAGCTGCTGCTCTCGGCGGTCGCTTCGCTCATCCTCTGCCTGGCGGTCTTCACGTCGAAGGCGCGGGAGAAGATGCTCGCCGCGGTGGCGCTCGCCGGAGTCGTCGGGACCGCGGGCCTGCTCGCGGTGCTCTGGAAGGATCCGTCCCGCTCCGCGCCCATCCTCGGCGGGATGTTCGTCGCCGACAACTTCTCGATCTTCTTCAAGCTCCTCGTGCTGCTTTCCGCCGCGCTCACGATCCTCTCGTCCGTGCGGTTCGTCGGAGAGGCGACGTATCCGGCGGGGGAGTACTACGGCCTCGTGCTCTTCGCGACCGTCGGAACGATGTTCATGGCGTCGGGGGACAGCCTGGCGTCGATCTACGTCAGCCTCGAGCTGATGGCGCTCTCCTCGTACGTGCTCGCCGGCTACTTCAAGGACCAGGTGAAATCGACGGAGGCGGCGACGAAGTACTTCATCCTCGGCGCCTTCTCTTCCGGCGTCCTCCTTTACGGGATCTCGCTCCTGTACGGGTTCTCGGGAAAGATGGGGCTCCTGGACCTCGCGACCGCGTTTTCGGCGGCGCCGGCGAACCGGATCCTCACGATCGGCGTGCTCCTGCTCCTCTTCGGGATCCTGTTCAAGATCGCCGCGGTGCCCTTCCACGTCTGGGCGCCGGACGTGTACGAGGGCGCGCCGACGCCGATCACGGCGTTCCTGTCGGTCGGACCCAAGGCGGGCGCGTACGCGATCCTCGCGCGGATCTTCTACGTGGCGCTGCCGCACTTCGCCACGGACTGGAAGCTCGTCGTCGCGATTTCGGCCGCGGCGACGCTGGTCGTGGGGAACGTCGCGGCGCTGCTCCAGACGAACGTCAAGCGGCTCCTCGCCTACTCCTCGATCGCCAACGCCGGCTATGCGCTCCTCGGCGTGCTCGGCTTCGAGCACGGCGGCGTCGCGGCGATCCAGATCTACCTCCTCGTGTACACCTTCATGAACTTCGGCGCGTTCGCGCTCGTCATCTTCCTCGAGTCGCGGGGCTATGCAGGGGAATCGATCGACGACTGGAAGGGCCTCGCGCGCCGAAATCCGCTCCTCGCGGGCGTGATGCTGATCTTCCTCCTGTCGCTGGCGGGAATTCCGACGACCGGCGGGTTCATCGGGAAGTACTACCTCTTCGCCGTGGCGGTCAACGCCGGATACCCGGGTCTCGCCGTCCTCGCGGTGCTCGCGTCCGCCGTGTCGCTCTTCTATTACTTCCGCATCGTGATGGCGATGTACCTCGCGGAAGGGGAGCCGGCGCCGCTCCGGAGCTCGCCCGGGGTGACCCTGTCCGCGGGCGTGTGCGCCGTGATGACGATGGTGATCGGCCTCGCCCCCCAGCCGTTCATCGCGATCATTCAGCGCTGCGGCCTCTAG
- a CDS encoding NADH-quinone oxidoreductase subunit M encodes MAFFQQHILSIVAYVPLAGALLLIFAVPKEKTSAIRLWATVVAGLDFVISLPLWFWFDRGKDGFQFQEIASWIPSLGVKYHFGIDGISLLLILLTTLLGFISVYSSFTAIHERQKEYYVFLLLLQTGMLGTFMTLDFFLFYVFWEVMLVPMYFLIGIWGGPRKLYAAIKFFLYTLAGSVLMLLGIIAVYFYNTTGVLGMKGLGNAPTFDIPTLTALTPSMPVYFQILLFFAFFFGFAIKVPMFPFHTWLPDAHVEAPTAGSVILAGVLLKMGTYGFVRFSLPMFPGAITTHWVAILMIAISIIGIIYGAMVSLVQKDMKKLVAYSSVSHLGFVMLGVFALNPAGLRGGILQMINHGISTGALFLLVGIVYERRHTRMIAEYGGLAKQMPIYAVFFLVMAMSSMGLPLLNGFVGEFTILNGAYLRNPWFAFWALWGVVLGAAYLLWLYQRVFFGELSNPANQKLPDMNAREQWTLIPLVACALWIGLYPQPFFDVIARPVDRIVAAIDGASKPAAQTASLASPAASAAASPAAALAASPATVLVASPATRKAAAAVR; translated from the coding sequence ATGGCATTCTTTCAGCAGCACATCCTGTCGATCGTCGCCTACGTCCCGCTCGCGGGGGCGCTCCTCCTGATCTTCGCCGTCCCGAAGGAGAAGACCTCGGCGATCCGGCTCTGGGCGACCGTCGTCGCCGGCCTCGACTTCGTGATCTCCCTCCCGCTCTGGTTCTGGTTCGACCGCGGGAAGGACGGATTCCAGTTCCAGGAGATCGCGAGCTGGATCCCTTCGCTGGGGGTGAAATACCACTTCGGAATCGACGGGATCTCCCTTCTGCTGATCCTGCTGACGACGCTCCTCGGGTTCATCTCCGTCTACTCGTCGTTCACGGCCATCCACGAGCGGCAGAAGGAGTACTACGTCTTCCTCCTCCTGCTGCAGACGGGGATGCTCGGGACGTTCATGACGCTCGACTTCTTCCTCTTCTACGTCTTCTGGGAAGTGATGCTCGTCCCGATGTATTTCCTGATCGGCATCTGGGGCGGGCCCCGGAAGCTCTATGCCGCGATCAAGTTCTTCCTGTACACGCTCGCGGGCTCCGTGCTGATGCTCCTCGGGATCATCGCCGTCTACTTCTACAACACGACCGGCGTCCTCGGAATGAAAGGGCTCGGGAACGCTCCGACGTTCGACATTCCGACGCTGACGGCGCTCACGCCGTCGATGCCCGTCTACTTCCAGATCCTCCTCTTCTTCGCGTTCTTCTTCGGATTCGCGATCAAGGTGCCGATGTTCCCCTTCCACACGTGGCTCCCCGACGCCCACGTGGAGGCGCCGACGGCCGGCTCCGTGATCCTCGCGGGCGTCCTGCTGAAGATGGGGACGTACGGGTTCGTCCGCTTCTCGCTCCCCATGTTCCCCGGCGCGATCACGACTCACTGGGTGGCGATCCTGATGATCGCGATCTCGATCATCGGGATCATCTACGGCGCGATGGTTTCCCTGGTCCAGAAGGACATGAAAAAGCTCGTCGCGTACTCGTCGGTGTCGCACCTCGGTTTCGTGATGCTCGGCGTCTTCGCGCTCAATCCCGCGGGCCTGCGGGGCGGGATCCTCCAGATGATCAATCACGGCATCTCGACCGGCGCGCTCTTCCTCCTCGTCGGCATCGTCTACGAGCGCCGGCACACGCGCATGATCGCGGAGTACGGCGGCCTCGCGAAGCAGATGCCGATCTACGCGGTCTTCTTCCTCGTCATGGCGATGTCGTCGATGGGGCTCCCGCTGCTGAACGGTTTCGTCGGAGAGTTCACGATCCTGAACGGCGCCTACCTCCGCAACCCCTGGTTCGCGTTCTGGGCGCTCTGGGGCGTCGTCCTCGGGGCGGCGTACCTGCTGTGGCTGTACCAGCGGGTCTTCTTCGGCGAGCTCTCGAACCCCGCCAACCAGAAGCTCCCGGACATGAACGCCCGCGAACAGTGGACGCTGATCCCGCTCGTGGCCTGCGCGCTCTGGATCGGCCTCTACCCGCAGCCGTTCTTCGACGTGATCGCCCGGCCCGTCGACCGGATCGTCGCCGCGATCGACGGCGCCTCGAAGCCCGCCGCGCAGACGGCGTCGCTGGCCTCGCCGGCAGCATCTGCCGCCGCCTCGCCGGCGGCGGCCCTCGCCGCCTCGCCGGCAACGGTCCTCGTCGCCTCGCCGGCAACTCGGAAAGCGGCGGCGGCCGTCCGATGA
- the nuoL gene encoding NADH-quinone oxidoreductase subunit L — MRDLLWLIPVLPLAGVLVNGILYLVSHRTHGEPQHGHEAHSTEAKAAPSPATGDDAPPHASAPSAHVDQHPHVPFKGAHVFVSLATTGLSCLLAFAAILDWVKTEGLAHAHVVRIATWIPQGVNALRGGGTAAFSVDWAFRLDPLSALMISFVTFVGFLIHVYSVGYMGHEEGFGRFFAYLNLFMFSMLLLVLGANFVVMFTGWEGVGLCSYLLIGYYYEKDFAADAGKKAFVVNRIGDLGFALGIFGIFAIFGSLDFGSVFPAAAAHPERFAPWATVICLCLFVGAMGKSAQVPLYVWLPDAMAGPTPVSALIHAATMVTAGIYMVVRCNVLFRIAPAAMNVVAIVGCVTAILAASMALVQNDIKKVLAYSTISQLGYMFLGCGVGAFVGGIFHVFTHAFFKACLFLGSGSVIHAMAGEQDMRKMGGLKEALPTTRWTYLVSTLAIAGIFPFAGFFSKDEILGETFGHHRVFLWGIAIVAAVMTAFYMFRSYFMTFTGTFRGTEEQRHHLHESPGTMTWPLRILAVGAVLAGFVGLPEVLSGIVGVPHALARWLSPIFLEIPGEAVEAHLSHGTEAALMVFSVTVAVIGIGIAWRFYTGESAFERPRRLAERFPAAYRIVFNKYYVDEAYDALFVEGLGKGGGRFLWDFDARVVDGFFVHGVRNVVMALSWISSIFDQYVVDGMVNGVAGTLQAGYRGLRRAQTGRVQNYAFVMGGGFLLLVAAYLIWR, encoded by the coding sequence GTGCGCGACCTGCTCTGGCTGATCCCGGTCCTCCCGCTCGCCGGGGTCCTCGTCAACGGGATCCTCTATCTCGTTTCGCATCGCACGCACGGCGAGCCGCAGCACGGCCACGAGGCGCACTCGACGGAAGCGAAAGCGGCGCCGTCTCCGGCAACGGGCGACGACGCCCCGCCGCACGCGTCCGCGCCGTCGGCGCACGTCGACCAGCACCCGCACGTTCCGTTCAAGGGCGCGCACGTGTTCGTCTCGCTCGCGACGACGGGCCTCTCGTGCCTCCTCGCGTTCGCGGCGATCCTGGACTGGGTGAAGACGGAAGGTCTCGCCCACGCGCACGTCGTGAGGATCGCGACGTGGATCCCGCAGGGGGTCAACGCGCTGCGGGGAGGGGGAACGGCCGCGTTCTCGGTCGACTGGGCCTTCCGGCTCGATCCGCTCTCGGCGCTGATGATCTCCTTCGTCACCTTCGTCGGCTTCCTCATCCACGTCTATTCGGTCGGGTACATGGGGCACGAGGAGGGCTTCGGCCGCTTCTTCGCGTACCTGAACCTGTTCATGTTCTCGATGCTCCTCCTCGTGCTCGGCGCGAACTTCGTCGTGATGTTCACCGGGTGGGAGGGCGTGGGACTCTGTTCCTACCTGCTCATCGGCTACTACTACGAGAAAGACTTCGCCGCCGACGCGGGGAAGAAGGCCTTCGTCGTGAACCGCATCGGCGATCTCGGTTTCGCGCTCGGGATCTTCGGGATCTTCGCGATCTTCGGCTCGCTCGATTTCGGGAGCGTCTTCCCGGCGGCCGCGGCGCATCCCGAGCGGTTCGCGCCCTGGGCGACCGTGATCTGCCTCTGCCTCTTCGTCGGGGCGATGGGGAAGTCCGCGCAGGTGCCCCTCTACGTCTGGCTGCCGGACGCGATGGCGGGGCCGACGCCCGTGTCCGCCCTGATCCACGCGGCGACGATGGTCACGGCCGGCATCTACATGGTCGTCCGGTGCAACGTGCTCTTCCGGATTGCGCCCGCGGCGATGAACGTCGTCGCGATCGTCGGCTGCGTCACGGCGATCCTCGCCGCGTCGATGGCGCTCGTCCAGAACGACATCAAGAAAGTGCTGGCCTACTCGACGATCTCCCAGCTCGGCTACATGTTCCTCGGATGCGGCGTCGGCGCGTTCGTCGGCGGCATCTTCCACGTCTTCACCCACGCGTTCTTCAAGGCGTGTCTCTTCCTCGGATCGGGCTCCGTGATCCACGCGATGGCGGGGGAGCAGGACATGCGGAAGATGGGCGGGCTGAAGGAGGCGTTGCCGACCACGCGCTGGACGTACCTCGTCTCGACGCTGGCGATCGCGGGCATCTTCCCCTTCGCCGGATTCTTCTCGAAGGACGAGATCCTCGGCGAGACGTTCGGCCACCACCGCGTCTTCCTGTGGGGGATCGCGATCGTCGCGGCGGTGATGACCGCCTTCTACATGTTCCGCAGCTACTTCATGACGTTCACCGGGACGTTCCGGGGAACGGAGGAGCAGAGGCACCATCTGCACGAATCCCCGGGCACGATGACGTGGCCCCTCCGGATCCTCGCCGTCGGCGCGGTCCTCGCCGGCTTCGTCGGGCTCCCCGAGGTGCTCTCCGGGATCGTGGGCGTTCCCCACGCGCTCGCGCGCTGGCTGTCGCCGATCTTCCTCGAGATTCCGGGCGAGGCGGTCGAGGCGCACCTGTCGCACGGCACCGAAGCCGCGCTCATGGTCTTCTCGGTCACCGTCGCCGTGATCGGGATCGGAATCGCGTGGCGCTTCTACACGGGGGAGAGCGCCTTCGAGCGGCCGCGGCGGCTCGCGGAGCGGTTCCCCGCGGCGTACCGGATCGTGTTCAACAAGTACTACGTCGACGAGGCGTACGACGCGCTCTTCGTCGAGGGGCTCGGGAAGGGCGGCGGGCGGTTCCTGTGGGACTTCGACGCGCGGGTCGTCGACGGCTTCTTCGTCCACGGCGTCCGCAACGTCGTGATGGCGCTCTCCTGGATCTCCTCGATCTTCGACCAGTACGTCGTGGACGGGATGGTCAACGGCGTCGCCGGCACGCTCCAGGCCGGTTACCGCGGGCTCCGGCGCGCGCAGACGGGGCGCGTGCAGAACTACGCGTTCGTGATGGGGGGAGGTTTCCTCCTCCTCGTCGCGGCGTACCTGATCTGGCGTTGA
- the nuoK gene encoding NADH-quinone oxidoreductase subunit NuoK has translation MNVTINDYLALSFLIFTIGFVGVLVRRNFLTVLMSIELMLNAVNLNLIAFSRRLSDLTGQIFSVFVITIAAGEAAIGLAIIISLYRQRKTLNVDEADTMEG, from the coding sequence ATGAACGTCACGATCAACGACTACCTCGCTCTGTCGTTCCTGATCTTCACGATCGGGTTCGTGGGAGTGCTCGTGCGGCGGAATTTCCTGACGGTCCTGATGTCGATCGAGCTGATGCTGAACGCGGTGAACCTGAACCTGATCGCGTTCTCGAGACGGCTCAGCGACCTGACCGGGCAGATCTTCTCCGTCTTCGTGATCACGATCGCGGCGGGCGAGGCGGCGATCGGCCTCGCGATCATCATCTCCCTCTACCGGCAGCGGAAGACGTTGAACGTCGACGAAGCCGACACGATGGAGGGCTGA
- a CDS encoding NADH-quinone oxidoreductase subunit J, producing the protein MTDALLTGLSGGIFAIFALVAVVCAISVVLARNPIHSALFLLATFLMVAGIFFLESAEFVGAVQILVYAGGIMVLFLFVIMLVNVQRLPQTEPYQKQIVAAVVLGFVLNVLFDAQLVLDPIGGAAPFSPDAFRTVAGRVLGNSQAVAWGLYREYLLPFEIASVFLLVAIVGAVVLGRRSVEKMD; encoded by the coding sequence GTGACCGACGCGCTCCTCACCGGGCTCTCCGGCGGGATCTTCGCGATCTTCGCCCTCGTCGCGGTCGTTTGCGCGATCTCGGTGGTGCTCGCCCGGAACCCGATCCATTCGGCGCTCTTCCTCCTGGCGACCTTCCTGATGGTCGCCGGGATCTTCTTCCTCGAGAGCGCCGAGTTCGTGGGCGCCGTCCAGATCCTCGTCTACGCGGGCGGGATCATGGTGCTCTTCCTCTTCGTGATCATGCTCGTCAACGTCCAGCGGCTGCCGCAGACGGAGCCCTACCAGAAGCAGATCGTCGCCGCGGTCGTCCTCGGATTCGTCCTGAACGTCCTCTTCGACGCGCAGCTCGTGCTCGACCCGATCGGCGGAGCGGCGCCGTTCTCCCCCGACGCGTTCCGCACGGTCGCGGGACGGGTCCTCGGCAACAGCCAGGCGGTCGCCTGGGGCCTCTACCGCGAGTACCTCCTGCCGTTCGAGATCGCCTCCGTGTTCCTCCTGGTCGCGATCGTCGGCGCGGTCGTGCTCGGGCGCCGGTCCGTCGAGAAGATGGACTGA
- a CDS encoding NADH-quinone oxidoreductase subunit I: MKLKKWLDRLTLLDLFDGLGVTGRHLVTKKTTIQYPEEKKEPSDRFRGMFRLDEERCIKCTLCAIECPINIIYIDWHNEKNEAGKSVKVLDRFDVDLKRCMFCQLCEEACPTVPKSIWLTTKTYELATYERNEALYLGIDKLTEWDENVKPFTITEQGK, from the coding sequence GTGAAGCTCAAGAAATGGCTCGACCGGCTCACTCTCCTCGACCTCTTCGACGGGCTCGGCGTCACGGGGCGGCATCTCGTCACGAAGAAGACGACGATCCAGTACCCCGAGGAGAAGAAGGAGCCCTCCGACCGATTCCGCGGCATGTTCCGCCTCGACGAGGAGCGGTGCATCAAGTGCACGCTGTGCGCGATCGAATGCCCGATCAACATCATCTACATCGACTGGCACAACGAGAAGAACGAGGCGGGGAAATCGGTCAAGGTGCTCGACCGGTTCGACGTGGATCTCAAGCGCTGCATGTTCTGCCAGCTCTGCGAGGAAGCCTGCCCCACCGTTCCCAAGTCGATCTGGCTCACGACGAAGACGTACGAGCTCGCGACGTACGAGCGGAACGAGGCGCTCTACCTGGGAATCGACAAGCTCACCGAGTGGGACGAGAACGTGAAGCCGTTCACGATCACCGAGCAGGGGAAGTGA
- the nuoH gene encoding NADH-quinone oxidoreductase subunit NuoH — translation MSPATLQTVLTAVKILLIVLVVPAIVGFVIVYAERRIMGFMQGRLGPNRVGPQGLLQGLADLLKLVTKEDLTPTRAEKVSHFLGPVLSVIPALTALALIPFGESIRIAGVETPLWVADVNVGLLFLLGITSIGVYGIILGGWASNNKFSLLGGLRSAAQLVSYEVPMGLAIVAVLLMSRSLSLVEIVRVQDRLHLWFVFPGLLSFFLYFVSGVAETNRNPFDLPEAESELVSGFNTEYSGIKFAFYFLGEYTAMIVVSSVAVTLFFGGWLPPFPHLLPGLRAVPGIVWFLLKVGFFIFCYIWFRSTFPRYRFDQLMNLGWKWLIPMALVNIMVVAGCVLADTVHGRGLRVLGGVFTAFFVVLFLLAKLRRKLAVAEARP, via the coding sequence GTGAGCCCGGCCACTCTCCAGACCGTTCTCACGGCGGTGAAGATCCTCCTGATCGTCCTCGTCGTGCCGGCGATCGTCGGATTCGTGATCGTGTACGCGGAGCGCCGGATCATGGGATTCATGCAGGGGCGGCTCGGGCCCAACCGCGTCGGCCCGCAGGGTCTCCTCCAGGGGCTCGCCGACCTGCTGAAGCTCGTGACGAAGGAAGACCTGACGCCGACCCGCGCCGAGAAAGTGAGCCATTTCCTCGGGCCGGTGCTCTCGGTCATCCCGGCCCTGACCGCGCTCGCCCTCATCCCGTTCGGCGAGAGCATCCGGATCGCCGGGGTCGAGACGCCGCTCTGGGTCGCCGACGTGAACGTCGGGCTCCTCTTCCTCCTCGGGATCACCTCGATCGGGGTGTACGGGATCATCCTCGGAGGCTGGGCGTCCAACAACAAGTTCTCGCTCCTCGGCGGACTCCGCTCCGCCGCGCAGCTCGTTTCCTACGAGGTTCCGATGGGCCTCGCGATCGTCGCCGTGCTCCTCATGTCGCGGTCGCTCTCCCTCGTCGAGATCGTTCGCGTGCAGGACCGGCTGCACCTCTGGTTCGTCTTTCCGGGACTCCTCTCCTTCTTCCTCTACTTCGTCTCGGGCGTCGCGGAGACGAACCGCAATCCGTTCGACCTGCCGGAGGCGGAGTCCGAGCTCGTCTCCGGCTTCAACACGGAGTATTCCGGGATCAAGTTCGCGTTCTATTTCCTCGGCGAGTACACGGCCATGATCGTGGTGTCCTCGGTCGCCGTCACGCTGTTCTTCGGGGGATGGCTCCCGCCGTTCCCGCATCTCCTCCCGGGTCTGCGAGCGGTGCCGGGGATCGTCTGGTTCCTCCTGAAGGTCGGCTTCTTCATCTTCTGCTACATCTGGTTCCGCTCGACCTTCCCGCGCTACCGCTTCGACCAGCTGATGAACCTCGGATGGAAATGGCTGATCCCGATGGCGCTGGTCAACATCATGGTCGTCGCCGGCTGCGTGCTCGCCGACACCGTCCACGGCCGCGGACTGCGGGTTCTGGGCGGGGTGTTCACCGCGTTCTTCGTCGTCCTCTTCCTGCTCGCGAAGCTCCGGCGAAAGCTCGCCGTGGCGGAGGCCCGCCCGTGA